GTGTGTTAATGATGGCTTATGTGATGTTCGGCGGTATGCTGGCAACCACATGGGTGCAAATTATTAAAGCGGTGATGCTGCTTTCAGGCGCGACCTTTATGGCATTTATGGTGATGAAAGGCGTTGGCTTTAGCTTTACCAATATGTTTGAACAAGCCATTGGTGTTTTCTCAAATGTTCACAATGTTAGTTTGACTGAAGCAGCAAAAATCATGGGTCCAGGTAGTCTTGCCTCTAACCCGATTGATGCAATTTCACTGGGTCTTGCATTGATGTTTGGTACTGCAGGTTTACCGCATATTCTTATGCGTTTCTTTACAGTAAAAGATGCCAAGGAAGCACGTAAATCCGTTGTGGTTGCAACAGGGTTCATTGGCTACTTCTACCTGCTGACATTTATTATTGGTTTCGGTGCAATTTTGTATGTATCGAACAATCCGCAATTCCTTGATGTCGCGAAAATGGCACTAACCGGTAAGTTAGAGCTTGTCGGTGGTAATAACATGGCTGCGGTTCACCTTGCAGATGCTGTTGGTGGTGACCTATTCATGGGCTTTATTTCTGCAGTTGCCTTTGCCACAATTTTGGCAGTGGTTGCAGGTTTAACCTTGTCGGGTGCTTCTGCAATTTCACATGACTTATATGCAAACGTATTTAAGAAAGGTCAAACAACACCTGAGTCTGAATTGCGTATGTCAAAAATTGCCACTTTAGGTCTTGCGATCTTTGCCATGATTTTGGGTATTTTGTTCGAGAAGCAAAACGTAGCCTTCATGGTAGGTCTGGCATTCTCAGTAGCTGCATGTGCAAACTTCCCTGTACTTGTGCTTTCAATGTATTGGAAAGGTTTAACAACACGTGGTGCGGTGCTAGGCGGTGTTGCAGGTCTTGTGACTGCAGTCGTACTGATTGTGTTATCTAAAGCGGTATGGGTAGATACATTGGGTATTTCGGATACTGCGGTTGTACCATTTAACGGTCCTGCATTATTCGCAATGCCACTTTCATTCTTCTGCTGTTGGTTATTCTCTGTGACAGATCAATCTGCACAAGCTCAAGCAGAACGTAAAGCATTCGATGCACAGTTTGTACGCTCTCAGACAGGTATTGGTATTTCAGGTGCTTCAGATCACTAAAATGACCAAATAAAAAATGCTCCTCCTAGAGGGGCTTTTTTATTGTTTGAAAAATTTAAAAATCACTGGTGATTTTGATAGTTTTATCGCAGCATCAAACAATATAAAAAATAAGAAGCACAATATGGATAAGTTAGCTTGGCGAATTTACCGAAATTTCGAGTCTTTGCCGTCCGCATGGCTGTTGGCAATTCAGCTTGTGCTGCTCATTCTTTCTGTCTTGGCTTATGGCAATTTGGCTTACCGTGCTGCGACGTGGGTGATCGGTGTAATTCTATTGTTTGTGGTTGCAAAGGTGATTCGACAAACCCCCGTATTTACTTTCGTGGGGTTAACTTTTGTCACAGGTGCTATCTTTTTTTCATTACTCATTTTGTTAGGTGTTAGATCGACAGGTGTACATATCACAGCACATGCATTTGAAGCCGCCGCATATTTCTGTGCAGCTTACGGGTTATTTCGTTATATGTTTCATGATCGTTATTTAACTAAAGATGAGTTATTTGCAGCAGCAGCGGTATTTACATTACTGGCTTGGGGATTTGCATTTTTATATAACATTTGTCAGTTGGTCTATCCATTTAGCTTTAGCAGTGTAAATGGGCAGGCGGTGCAGCCCTGGTTCGATTTATTATTTTTAAGCTTCAGTGTGCAATCTGCGACAGGCCTATCTGATGTGATGCCGGTGAGTCCTTTGGCACGAATGCTGACCATGATTCAAATGTTTTTAGGGGTAATGTACCTTGCCATTATTGTCTCGCGTTTAATTGCATTGCAATACAAGCATCAAGTACCGAAATCTAAAGATAAATAAAGCATTAAAAAAGGACGCATAAAGCGTCCTTTTTTATTTCAGTATCTAATCAGAGATTAGAAACGGAATTTAGCATTTAAGCCAACAGTTTGTGTATCGTATTTATTACCTTCAGCATTAGCATTTACATAGCTAGCACCTACAGCAACTGCAGGGGTGATGAAGTAGTTTACGTTTGCACCTAAAGCTTTGTCAGGAGAACCTTCATAGCTAGATTCTAAGTAGTTCACACCAACGCTTAGTTTAGGGTTAAGGTAAAGTGTAGTACCTAGGTTGTAAGCAGTAGATTCACCATAAACTAAACCAGATTCAAAACCGATAGACATGTTAGTGCCGTCGATTGGACCTACATATTTAGTACGTGCAGTGATTGCATCTTGGTCTTCAGCGATAGTTGCAGATTCAAGAGCAGCTTTAGCAACACCATTAGAAACGATGTTGAAAGCATCATAAGAAGTTTGGTCAGCAACGCTAGTGTAACCCACAGCAACTAAGAAGTTAGGTTTAAGTAAAGCACCTACTTCTAAAGCATAACGGTCGCCGTTGTCATCAGCTTTACCAGCTTTGTTGTCTGTAATTGTATGGCTATAAGAAGCGCTTGCGTAAGCAGGAACAACTTTAGTTGGGATATAAGCTTCACCTTTCGCACCGAAAGTATGGTTGGCAGTACGTGTACGGTCAGCTTCTTCTTGACCATTTTCACCGTAGCTGTACGCAGCAGAAACGTTAGATGCATGGTTAAGGAAAGCAGCTTCAGCTAAAGGACCTTTAGAAGCGTCAACATCTTTGAAGTAGTAAGTACCTTGAACAGCGCCAGTAAAGTCTTTGTCGTTAGCAGTATTGTCGATATGTTCTGCTTGACCTTGAACTTCGAATTGGTACGCTTGAGCACCGGTCATCGCTAATAATAAAGCAGTGGCTAAACCAAGTTTTTTCATGATAATTACCATTTTGATACAAGGGATTTGAAACAAGTCACGATTGTATTGTAACAATTTATGTTGTCAATGGAGGGGATTATGCTCTTTTTCAAGAGTCTTGTATCGTATAAATTTTGTTTATATTTCCACTAATTTTCTTCATCTTTTAGATACTAATGTCTTAATTGTATAAATTTCATATATTTATGAATACGAATTTGATTATTTAATATCTTGAAAAATCAATAAAATTAAATCTCTTTTCGTTTTTTATTTATGCAGATTTATTATGAAAAACTTTAATAAACAGTTGGATATGTGAAATTTTTAAATTTGATTAATAGTTGGGCAATCAAAAGAATTTACATAAAAAAATTGTCTGTTTTTAGCTCAAATGATAGATGGGAAAGTGGTTTAAGTCACATTCATATATTTTTATGTGATTGGTTTAAAAACCTAGTAAATTGATCGGCTTTACATTTTTTGTGATTTTTGCCATAATTTATAGCATCTTGTTATAGATCAAATGTGTGATTTTCAATTGATCTTATTCTCCACAAGTTTTTGTTTTTATCAGTCCAACTTTCCCCAAGGTTGGACTTTTTTTTGTCTTTAAAAAAATGTGAAAAGTACCAATTCAAAAAAAATAAGATAATAAATCAAAATTTCTTTGCACTGATATGGTGCATTAATTTAGTTTAAAATTATTTAAATATTCTTAAAAGCAAAAAAAATCCCAATCTTCATAGAAAACTGGGATTTTTTCGCCAAAATTTGCGGGAAAACTAAATTATCTGCTGAGGTATAAATTAATTCGCCCTAATGCGGTGCATTATGCACTTATTTGTTGCATGTGTAAATAGTTTAAAAAAGAGCTTTTATAACTTTTTTTCATTAAGCCTAGTATTTAATGTGCTCTAAAAAGACGCTTAAATGGGGGTATTCAGGCTAGAAAATAAAAATCTTTTATAATCAGTGATATTGAATAATTAAAAATGAGATAAAATGCACGGATAAGGCGACAAAATGAAATAAAGATCACTTTATGAGCATTAATTGTTGATTGTATAATAGCCAGCTTTAAACGTGATTATTCTTTGGGATATTGAGGAGCGTCGGTTAACTCGTGAATTCATTACGCTCTGAAAAACTCAGTAAGCGCCTGTATTGGGCGATGTCGATCATTATTCTATGTCTATTGCTGATCTGTATCCCATTGATTTTCAGTAAAGGACAGAGCTTTCTTCAGTCCGTTAAAACCTATCACGAGTTAGAAACGATCAGCAGTATTGCGGATTTGGCAAATCAAATTTCTCGTGAACGTGCCCCTGCCAATAAAGCAATGTCGAGTAGCCCAAGTGAGTTGGCTGCACATCAACAAGAGTTGATGGAATATCGCTTAACAGTTGATGCAAAAATTAAAGAAACGGCTGAAATTTTAAAAGAGCATGGTTTTGATGAACTCAGTACGCAATTAATTCAGACAGTTCAGCCTTCTTTGGCACGTGGGCGTGCTGAAGTTGATCGTTATGTCGCTTTGCCATATAGCCAACGTAATGCCGAAGCCTTAGATCATTCCGTTTTAGCGATGTTTGATGCATGGGAAAGTTCTCGTAATATTTTAAAAGAATTCGTAATTACCTCGAAAACGCCTTCACCACGTTTAACGCCTTTTATTACTCAAATTTTACTTTTATCAGATTTACGTGACCAATCGGGGCGAGTTGCCTCCAACATCATGGCACACGTGACATTTGGTAAATATTTGCCTGATGAAAATCTGACACGCTCGTTACAGACTCAGCGTCAAGTTGTGTATCTATGGGATTTGGTCGATACTTTACAACCAAAACAAGATAAAACGCCTGAGTTTGTCCGTTTACACCAAGATATTCAGACTCAATTTATTGAAAAAGGCATTCCGATTGTTTCAGATCTGATTGACGATAGTATTCAGCATCGTCCATATAGGTTAACGGGTACTCAGCTTACAGAAAATATCGTCGATAAGTTTGCGACCGTGATTAAGCTGCAAACTTATTTGATTGATTACAGTACCGATCTTGCGCAACGTGAAATGCAGCAGAATCTAAATTACCTTTTATGGTCGGTTGCGATTTCTTTAATCTCGGTATTGGCAGCTGTATTTAGTATGGTATTTGCGCGTAGAAGCATTTTCTTACCATTGATTGCGGCACGTGAAATTTTATTTGATTTGAGTAAGTCCTCTGAACAGGAAGTACATAATAAAAACGAACAATCTTCTAAAGATGAAACTGAAACATTATTTGCTGCAATTCAAAAGTTAGAGCGTATGTTGCAGCAGCGTGATGCTTTGGAATTTCGTTTAAAAAATATTGCTCATTCGGATTCACTCACGGGCTTATCGAATCGTTTTGCTTTGGAAGAGTACACCAAGTTCTTGGAGGAACATCCGTCCAAATTCACCAAGACCTGTTTAATGATTATTGATATTGATCACTTTAAACAGGTGAATGATCAGCATGGTCATATCGTTGGTGATCAGGTGATTCAGTCTGTTGCGGATTGCTTAAAATGGAATGTACGTACTTCCGATATGATAGTGCGTTATGGCGGTGACGAGTTTTTGGTATTGATTGAAAATATTGAATTGGTCAATGCGCTGAATGTTGCAAACAAGATTCGTAAAGAAGTGAATGGCGAAACGATTTTGGATGGGGAAGGTCAGCGTATTCCATTTTCAGTGAGTATTGGTGTGGCTGTTGGTGCAGATTCTTGGTTGGAATTATTTGCAAAAGCGGATAGTGCTTTATTTGAAGCTAAAGCTAAGGGACGTAATGTCGTAGAAGCGGCTTGATGCTTTTTAATTGTTTTTGATTTATAAAGAATTATTTCAATTTAAACTTTATAAAAAATGAATCAAGATCAAGAAAAACGCTTAGAACAAATATTTCGAGATAATCAAAATAAAGGAATTGCAATTGCGATTACGGGATGTTGGGGTATTGGAAAAACTTTTGCTTGGAATAAATTTATCAAAGAAAGAGCAGAATTAGAAAAAGATAGAAAGCATTTACCATTAAATATTCGTCTTAAATAT
This window of the Acinetobacter sp. NCu2D-2 genome carries:
- a CDS encoding cation acetate symporter, translated to MNGYSFKKFVLALLALSLSSVAFAGPDLGAAEQQATNWHAIIMFVIFVGGTLFITKWAAKQTTNTKDFYTAGGGISGFQNGLAIAGDFMSAASFLGISAMVFLSGFDGLLYSLGFMVGWPIVLFLVAERLRNLGKYNLSDVVSFRLQEKPVRTLAAFSSLVVVAFYLIAQMVGAGQLIKLLFGLNYNLAVIIVGVLMMAYVMFGGMLATTWVQIIKAVMLLSGATFMAFMVMKGVGFSFTNMFEQAIGVFSNVHNVSLTEAAKIMGPGSLASNPIDAISLGLALMFGTAGLPHILMRFFTVKDAKEARKSVVVATGFIGYFYLLTFIIGFGAILYVSNNPQFLDVAKMALTGKLELVGGNNMAAVHLADAVGGDLFMGFISAVAFATILAVVAGLTLSGASAISHDLYANVFKKGQTTPESELRMSKIATLGLAIFAMILGILFEKQNVAFMVGLAFSVAACANFPVLVLSMYWKGLTTRGAVLGGVAGLVTAVVLIVLSKAVWVDTLGISDTAVVPFNGPALFAMPLSFFCCWLFSVTDQSAQAQAERKAFDAQFVRSQTGIGISGASDH
- a CDS encoding ion channel; protein product: MDKLAWRIYRNFESLPSAWLLAIQLVLLILSVLAYGNLAYRAATWVIGVILLFVVAKVIRQTPVFTFVGLTFVTGAIFFSLLILLGVRSTGVHITAHAFEAAAYFCAAYGLFRYMFHDRYLTKDELFAAAAVFTLLAWGFAFLYNICQLVYPFSFSSVNGQAVQPWFDLLFLSFSVQSATGLSDVMPVSPLARMLTMIQMFLGVMYLAIIVSRLIALQYKHQVPKSKDK
- the omp33-36 gene encoding porin Omp33-36; its protein translation is MKKLGLATALLLAMTGAQAYQFEVQGQAEHIDNTANDKDFTGAVQGTYYFKDVDASKGPLAEAAFLNHASNVSAAYSYGENGQEEADRTRTANHTFGAKGEAYIPTKVVPAYASASYSHTITDNKAGKADDNGDRYALEVGALLKPNFLVAVGYTSVADQTSYDAFNIVSNGVAKAALESATIAEDQDAITARTKYVGPIDGTNMSIGFESGLVYGESTAYNLGTTLYLNPKLSVGVNYLESSYEGSPDKALGANVNYFITPAVAVGASYVNANAEGNKYDTQTVGLNAKFRF
- a CDS encoding GGDEF domain-containing protein; the protein is MNSLRSEKLSKRLYWAMSIIILCLLLICIPLIFSKGQSFLQSVKTYHELETISSIADLANQISRERAPANKAMSSSPSELAAHQQELMEYRLTVDAKIKETAEILKEHGFDELSTQLIQTVQPSLARGRAEVDRYVALPYSQRNAEALDHSVLAMFDAWESSRNILKEFVITSKTPSPRLTPFITQILLLSDLRDQSGRVASNIMAHVTFGKYLPDENLTRSLQTQRQVVYLWDLVDTLQPKQDKTPEFVRLHQDIQTQFIEKGIPIVSDLIDDSIQHRPYRLTGTQLTENIVDKFATVIKLQTYLIDYSTDLAQREMQQNLNYLLWSVAISLISVLAAVFSMVFARRSIFLPLIAAREILFDLSKSSEQEVHNKNEQSSKDETETLFAAIQKLERMLQQRDALEFRLKNIAHSDSLTGLSNRFALEEYTKFLEEHPSKFTKTCLMIIDIDHFKQVNDQHGHIVGDQVIQSVADCLKWNVRTSDMIVRYGGDEFLVLIENIELVNALNVANKIRKEVNGETILDGEGQRIPFSVSIGVAVGADSWLELFAKADSALFEAKAKGRNVVEAA